The proteins below are encoded in one region of Bremerella sp. P1:
- a CDS encoding DUF3386 family protein, whose product MRTHFTYLFIAFALAIAIPSHAVETETQTTSKTSEPTAASLRRAAHDSREVWHNFPGFTANIVVSEDSERYEGTIRVGKDFEYVLDIADEGKKSWLKSKLRSVISHRKPHASPEQYDVSFQEEGMPHVAGRLIAENDGSGVFRIQEGQIKEVIRRNESSWFEITTLENFITPSGKVLPQTTSVTFRDPDTGNIESNLSNYFAWKQVGDFYLPDHCYTVKTGEKGERSVRKLEFTAHQLHLSDPSVVKLHKPLPESLTSFGAAVLGDYLYVFSGHDGDAHGFGKDVLADHFRRIKFDDPNAQWEELAKQEPAQSTALVTDGTYIYRIGGLTFLNQGDEDTNFKSTTHFTRYDTEKNEWTELAPLPEPRSSLDAAVLGRHIYVAGGWDLQGESSSDAPWHDDILRFDLDNPEKGWESLSGPGYLTRAVSVAAYNGKLYLFGGIQQKGITRKVSVFDPESESWSAGPELKADSSTAGFATSSFATGDHLYVTGGSGILYRLSDDGTDWEVETRLIYPRMFLRLLPVEASRLLAVGGTSMLGGRLAAIESVPVQTNTSGPNVVRWSVPFDGKAKQSQTLVLDGTNLYALGGNASRKPHDFTKETILNEAFLYDIANQTGERLPDMPHALQSGTAVRHAQTSEHKQLLVLGGLGLPDQKFGSLSQVLSFNPESKTWTTVNSTLPTPRGMLDAISYDDAVWCFGGSEAGKGRGLNKHVLHWWGDETSIAPLPEVALPHPRRSFGGARIGDEYFLVGGLGEGDIVETVDVFHLKDRTWRTIAAPHKHRVFPSLASDGKQLYLFGGFSNSQGHFSPESSLEVYDPEADRWTVLAEELSGVDPSMAMFNFGGRLLFYGIDREVDGQANFVLFDPNPRETPSAADGLNLSGRRRGSEAESNAKTMMRKDTNKDGKLSAEELGDRLGSLIEFGDDDNDGLLTKDELIAALKKQEEKAKSKQDEDAA is encoded by the coding sequence ATGCGAACCCATTTCACCTATCTGTTTATCGCCTTTGCCCTGGCGATTGCGATTCCAAGCCATGCGGTCGAAACCGAAACGCAAACGACCAGCAAGACATCGGAACCAACGGCGGCCAGCCTTCGACGGGCTGCTCACGATTCACGCGAAGTCTGGCACAACTTCCCTGGCTTCACGGCCAACATTGTGGTTTCGGAAGATTCGGAGCGGTACGAAGGAACCATTCGGGTCGGGAAAGACTTTGAATACGTTCTCGACATCGCCGACGAGGGTAAGAAGTCTTGGCTGAAGTCCAAGCTTCGCTCGGTTATCTCGCATCGCAAACCGCATGCGTCGCCTGAGCAGTACGACGTCTCGTTCCAAGAAGAAGGAATGCCGCATGTTGCCGGTCGCTTGATTGCCGAGAATGATGGTTCTGGCGTCTTCCGAATTCAGGAAGGTCAAATCAAAGAAGTGATTCGTCGCAACGAGTCTTCCTGGTTCGAGATTACCACGCTCGAAAACTTCATCACTCCGTCAGGCAAAGTACTACCGCAAACCACGTCGGTCACCTTCCGCGACCCTGACACCGGCAACATCGAGTCGAATCTCAGTAACTACTTCGCATGGAAGCAGGTCGGCGATTTTTACCTGCCCGATCATTGCTATACCGTGAAGACCGGTGAGAAAGGCGAGCGGTCGGTCCGCAAACTTGAATTCACCGCGCATCAGCTACATCTGTCTGATCCAAGCGTCGTCAAGCTGCACAAACCACTCCCAGAATCGCTGACCAGCTTTGGCGCGGCAGTGCTGGGGGACTATCTTTATGTCTTCAGCGGGCACGATGGAGATGCCCATGGCTTCGGCAAAGACGTGCTGGCCGATCACTTCCGACGTATCAAGTTCGACGATCCAAATGCCCAGTGGGAAGAGCTTGCCAAGCAGGAACCTGCGCAAAGCACGGCCCTGGTCACCGATGGCACCTACATTTACCGCATTGGCGGGCTCACCTTTTTGAACCAAGGTGACGAAGACACCAACTTCAAATCGACGACGCACTTTACGCGATACGATACCGAGAAAAACGAATGGACTGAACTGGCTCCCCTTCCGGAACCACGTTCTTCGTTAGACGCGGCCGTGTTGGGACGTCACATCTACGTGGCCGGCGGTTGGGATCTGCAAGGCGAATCCTCGAGCGACGCCCCATGGCATGACGACATCCTGCGTTTCGATCTCGACAATCCTGAGAAGGGTTGGGAATCGCTCTCCGGACCAGGTTACCTCACCCGGGCGGTCTCAGTGGCTGCCTACAATGGCAAGCTATATCTCTTTGGCGGAATTCAACAAAAGGGAATAACTCGCAAGGTATCGGTCTTCGATCCCGAGTCAGAAAGCTGGTCGGCAGGACCTGAACTGAAGGCCGACAGCAGCACAGCCGGCTTCGCAACCAGTTCGTTTGCAACTGGCGATCATCTGTATGTCACCGGCGGTTCCGGAATCCTCTATCGCCTGAGCGATGATGGAACGGACTGGGAAGTTGAAACGCGACTGATTTACCCACGCATGTTTCTGCGTCTCCTGCCCGTTGAAGCAAGTCGCCTACTCGCCGTAGGTGGAACATCCATGCTGGGAGGTCGCTTGGCGGCGATCGAATCGGTTCCGGTACAAACCAACACTTCCGGTCCGAATGTTGTTCGCTGGTCCGTTCCGTTCGACGGCAAAGCCAAGCAAAGCCAAACGCTAGTCCTGGATGGGACCAACCTCTACGCACTGGGTGGTAATGCCAGCCGCAAGCCGCATGACTTCACCAAGGAGACCATCCTCAACGAAGCATTCCTGTACGACATTGCCAACCAAACCGGCGAGCGCCTGCCAGATATGCCGCACGCCTTGCAAAGTGGTACCGCAGTACGTCATGCCCAAACGAGCGAGCACAAGCAGTTGCTTGTTTTGGGGGGACTCGGCTTACCGGATCAGAAGTTTGGTTCGCTTTCCCAGGTTCTGTCGTTCAATCCGGAGAGTAAGACCTGGACAACGGTTAACTCGACGCTGCCAACGCCGCGAGGCATGCTCGATGCCATCAGCTACGACGACGCCGTGTGGTGCTTTGGTGGTAGCGAAGCTGGCAAAGGACGCGGCCTGAACAAGCATGTCTTGCACTGGTGGGGTGACGAGACCTCGATCGCCCCCCTTCCTGAAGTCGCCCTACCCCACCCGCGTCGTTCGTTTGGTGGTGCCCGGATTGGAGACGAATACTTTTTGGTAGGCGGCCTGGGCGAAGGCGACATTGTCGAGACGGTTGACGTTTTCCACCTGAAAGACCGTACGTGGCGAACCATCGCCGCGCCGCATAAGCATCGTGTATTCCCCAGCCTGGCCAGCGATGGCAAGCAACTCTACCTGTTCGGTGGGTTCTCGAACTCCCAGGGGCATTTCTCGCCAGAATCGTCACTGGAAGTTTACGATCCGGAAGCAGACCGCTGGACGGTTCTCGCCGAGGAGTTGTCTGGAGTTGATCCTTCAATGGCAATGTTCAATTTCGGCGGGCGTCTGTTATTCTACGGAATCGACCGAGAAGTCGATGGTCAGGCAAACTTTGTCTTGTTTGATCCCAATCCTCGCGAAACTCCATCCGCTGCCGATGGTTTAAACCTCTCAGGTCGCCGTCGCGGCAGCGAAGCCGAGTCGAACGCCAAAACGATGATGCGTAAAGACACGAATAAGGACGGTAAGCTTTCCGCTGAAGAATTGGGAGATCGTCTCGGTTCCCTCATCGAGTTTGGCGATGACGACAACGACGGACTGCTGACCAAGGACGAACTGATTGCGGCCCTTAAGAAGCAGGAAGAGAAAGCAAAGTCGAAGCAGGATGAAGACGCAGCTTAA